Proteins encoded by one window of Candidatus Marsarchaeota archaeon:
- a CDS encoding antibiotic biosynthesis monooxygenase: MINVGLYYRVKSGNEKQFEDTFAAVSEYLSSGKGFKLAKLYKEVGTNEYMIYSEWDSLNAFTEFVRSEAFHKVTSSGKDILEGQPRHRIFYEQGKDGS, encoded by the coding sequence ATGATAAATGTAGGCTTGTATTACAGGGTGAAGAGCGGGAACGAAAAGCAGTTTGAGGACACATTTGCTGCAGTATCGGAATATCTGTCTTCAGGCAAGGGATTCAAGCTCGCCAAGCTATACAAGGAGGTTGGCACTAACGAGTACATGATATACAGCGAATGGGACAGCCTGAACGCCTTCACGGAATTCGTAAGGAGCGAGGCCTTTCATAAGGTAACTAGCTCAGGGAAGGACATCCTTGAAGGCCAGCCAAGGCACAGGATATTCTACGAGCAGGGAAAGGATGGTAGCTGA